In one Streptomyces sp. NBC_01288 genomic region, the following are encoded:
- a CDS encoding ABC transporter substrate-binding protein has product MSGRLTPRTGRAAFRPGRLRAAALGTALATVLVPALSACGGDASTAGGGATLKWASSYFPAHWDPVVSGSGAQFRELALVYSSLTRTDATGKAVPDLAKSWEYNAKGDQITFHLRSGLKFSDGTPVDASAVKAAIVRAQKQKNSALFGDLTSIKSVDADGLDAVLHLSQVDYQIPQLLGERVLQIASPKAAASPTKLDQNPVGAGPFTVTQLVPGTKVLLKKNPDYWDAKDIHIDNVELTSAPDAATVVSGLQTGVYNFADIAPSQAEAAKKAGLDVFVQPGFNASNISLNVNKAPFDNAKVVDAVRYAINRQEFVDKLTFGYGSVTNQPFPKGYVAYDPQSANDYAYDPAKSKQLLSEAGYKAGQIKLSLVIPAEDPSAEIVQAQLAKVGITVDIKVDKNWATPFFAKNLTLSIYGTTGRDSAAQTLTAHFGPNGPLNLSSPYEPSGFEAAIAKVRQTPLDSPDYAKVLQAATRAGLQSKALVFTYSSPNLIAKSKSISALPKNPAHIDWTGVTIGSN; this is encoded by the coding sequence ATGTCCGGACGACTCACGCCCCGCACCGGCCGGGCGGCCTTCCGCCCCGGCAGACTGCGCGCCGCCGCCCTGGGTACCGCCCTCGCCACCGTGCTCGTCCCCGCCCTCAGCGCCTGCGGCGGCGACGCCTCGACGGCCGGCGGCGGCGCAACGCTGAAGTGGGCCTCCTCCTACTTCCCCGCCCACTGGGACCCGGTCGTCAGCGGCAGCGGCGCCCAGTTCCGTGAACTCGCCCTGGTCTACTCCTCGTTGACCCGTACGGACGCGACCGGCAAGGCCGTGCCCGATCTGGCCAAGAGCTGGGAGTACAACGCCAAGGGCGATCAGATCACGTTCCATCTGCGCTCGGGCCTCAAGTTCAGCGACGGTACGCCGGTCGACGCGTCCGCCGTGAAGGCCGCCATCGTGCGCGCCCAGAAGCAGAAGAACTCGGCGCTCTTCGGCGACCTCACCTCCATCAAGTCGGTGGACGCCGACGGGCTGGACGCGGTGCTCCATCTCAGCCAGGTCGACTACCAGATCCCTCAGCTCCTCGGCGAGCGCGTCCTCCAGATCGCCAGCCCGAAGGCGGCCGCGTCGCCCACCAAACTGGACCAGAACCCGGTCGGCGCGGGCCCGTTCACGGTCACGCAACTCGTCCCGGGCACCAAGGTGCTGCTGAAGAAGAACCCCGACTACTGGGACGCCAAGGACATCCACATCGACAACGTCGAACTGACCTCGGCACCCGACGCCGCGACGGTTGTGTCCGGACTCCAGACCGGCGTCTACAACTTCGCCGACATCGCGCCCAGTCAGGCCGAGGCCGCCAAGAAGGCCGGACTCGACGTCTTCGTACAGCCCGGCTTCAACGCCTCCAACATCAGCCTCAACGTCAACAAGGCGCCGTTCGACAACGCCAAGGTCGTCGACGCGGTCCGCTACGCGATCAACCGCCAGGAGTTCGTGGACAAGCTGACCTTCGGCTACGGCTCGGTCACCAACCAGCCGTTCCCCAAGGGCTATGTGGCCTACGACCCGCAGTCCGCAAACGACTACGCCTACGACCCGGCCAAGTCGAAGCAGCTGCTCTCCGAGGCCGGTTACAAGGCGGGCCAGATCAAGCTCAGCCTGGTCATCCCGGCGGAGGACCCCTCGGCGGAGATCGTCCAGGCGCAGTTGGCGAAGGTCGGCATCACCGTCGACATCAAGGTGGACAAGAACTGGGCCACCCCGTTCTTCGCGAAGAACCTGACGCTCTCCATCTACGGGACGACGGGTCGTGACTCCGCCGCGCAGACCCTCACCGCGCACTTCGGTCCGAACGGCCCGCTCAACCTCAGCTCGCCGTACGAGCCTTCGGGCTTCGAGGCGGCCATCGCCAAGGTGCGCCAGACCCCGCTGGACTCGCCCGACTACGCGAAGGTCCTCCAGGCGGCGACCCGGGCCGGACTGCAGAGCAAGGCGCTGGTCTTCACGTACTCCTCGCCCAACCTCATCGCGAAGAGCAAGTCCATCTCCGCCCTGCCCAAGAACCCGGCCCACATCGACTGGACCGGCGTGACCATCGGCTCCAACTGA
- a CDS encoding cupin domain-containing protein → MSEPLTTPGEGFHPHLHDAAGQSAAPLRTRLHHVRADALDGDTAQSGGMRRFAAVSGKTVGSEKLWMGQTHVAPSTSSSDHHHGESETAIYVVSGHPEFVFLDDTGPQPEEIRLRTSPGDYIFVPPFVPHREENPDPAEEAVVVIARSTQEAIVVNLPGLYVLGAGDA, encoded by the coding sequence ATGAGCGAGCCGTTGACAACCCCCGGCGAAGGTTTCCACCCCCATCTCCACGATGCCGCAGGGCAGTCGGCAGCGCCCCTGCGCACCCGTCTGCACCACGTCCGCGCCGACGCCCTCGACGGCGACACGGCGCAGAGCGGCGGCATGCGCAGGTTCGCCGCGGTGAGCGGGAAGACGGTCGGCTCGGAGAAACTGTGGATGGGCCAGACCCACGTGGCCCCCTCGACCTCGTCCTCCGACCACCACCACGGCGAATCCGAGACCGCCATCTACGTGGTGAGCGGGCACCCCGAGTTCGTCTTCCTCGACGACACGGGCCCGCAGCCGGAGGAGATCCGCCTGCGCACGTCCCCGGGCGACTACATCTTCGTCCCGCCGTTCGTGCCGCACCGCGAGGAGAACCCGGACCCGGCGGAAGAGGCGGTGGTGGTGATCGCGCGCAGTACGCAGGAGGCGATCGTGGTGAACCTTCCGGGTCTGTATGTGCTGGGCGCGGGGGATGCCTGA
- a CDS encoding class I SAM-dependent methyltransferase — protein MTVGFSGEVAEYYAKFRRGYPPQVFDALHETFGLSRADAVLDMGCGTGQLTLPFASRVRAVVGVDPEPDMLRLARHTAEAQGVHNAIWMLGADTELPALGGLLGERSLALMVVGQALHWMRHEELFRAVAPHLRTGGGIAVISNGTPLWLQDSSWSRALRGCLEDWIGAPLTATCGTSSRDRLRYAEALRAAGFDGVREMAVEYRDELSFDQLFGGVCSAIPADRLPGPEERDALAERIRQALPAGEPFTEEVRVTMLVGHVRAGDGVVS, from the coding sequence ATGACAGTGGGATTCAGTGGCGAGGTGGCCGAGTACTACGCGAAGTTCCGACGCGGGTACCCTCCCCAGGTCTTCGACGCCCTGCACGAGACCTTCGGACTCTCGCGGGCCGATGCCGTGCTCGACATGGGGTGCGGCACCGGGCAGTTGACTCTTCCCTTCGCGTCTCGGGTACGTGCGGTGGTGGGGGTGGATCCGGAGCCGGACATGTTGCGGCTGGCCCGGCACACGGCGGAGGCCCAGGGGGTTCACAACGCGATCTGGATGCTGGGCGCCGATACCGAACTCCCTGCGTTGGGCGGCCTGTTGGGAGAACGATCCTTGGCCCTGATGGTCGTCGGGCAGGCGCTCCACTGGATGCGGCACGAAGAGCTCTTCCGCGCCGTGGCACCGCACCTGCGGACGGGCGGAGGCATCGCGGTGATCTCCAACGGAACGCCGTTGTGGTTGCAGGACAGTTCATGGTCCCGGGCTCTGCGCGGTTGCCTCGAAGACTGGATCGGCGCCCCGCTCACAGCGACCTGCGGCACCAGCAGCCGTGACCGGCTGAGGTACGCGGAGGCACTTCGCGCGGCGGGCTTCGACGGTGTGCGGGAAATGGCCGTCGAGTACCGCGACGAGCTCAGTTTCGACCAGCTGTTCGGCGGGGTCTGCTCCGCGATTCCCGCCGATCGGTTGCCCGGGCCGGAGGAGCGCGACGCCCTTGCCGAACGTATCCGGCAGGCACTCCCCGCAGGCGAACCGTTCACCGAGGAAGTGCGGGTGACCATGCTCGTGGGACACGTCCGGGCCGGGGACGGCGTCGTCTCGTGA
- a CDS encoding RrF2 family transcriptional regulator → MHISAKADYATRALLELACEPARPLTCEAIASSQQIPFRFLKSVVGELRRAGLVRSQRGCEGGYWLGRPADEITLLDVARAVDGELITLRSEPLAALDYPGPASGLPGVWRRIEAEAAAVLGGTTLATLLPAATSEHTSAEHTSDEHSPGEHTSGEHLTRQGAA, encoded by the coding sequence ATGCATATCTCCGCGAAGGCGGACTACGCCACGCGGGCCCTGTTGGAGCTCGCCTGCGAACCTGCCCGTCCGCTCACGTGCGAGGCGATCGCCTCCTCGCAGCAGATCCCGTTCCGGTTCCTGAAGTCCGTCGTGGGCGAGTTGCGCAGAGCCGGTCTGGTGCGCAGCCAGCGCGGCTGCGAGGGCGGGTACTGGCTCGGCCGGCCCGCCGACGAGATCACGCTCCTGGACGTAGCCCGCGCGGTGGACGGTGAGTTGATCACCCTCCGCAGCGAACCCCTGGCCGCACTCGACTACCCGGGCCCCGCCTCCGGTCTGCCCGGGGTGTGGCGCCGGATCGAGGCCGAGGCCGCCGCCGTCCTGGGCGGCACGACCCTGGCCACCCTGCTGCCCGCCGCGACGAGCGAACACACCTCGGCCGAACACACCTCGGACGAGCACTCCCCCGGCGAACACACCTCGGGCGAGCACCTCACCCGCCAGGGAGCCGCATGA
- a CDS encoding ABC transporter permease: MTTTEAPATPPDVRHRIATTGTRHTVGRVLVTLARSIAIFVPVFLVATFVTFALRSLSGLSPARIQLGEEATPEAVARVEAHWGLNRPFLVQYVDWLGGVLHGQLGTSWTNGADISTLIGLGLGVSLSVAIFALIIGVVAGFALGTVAALRRTTWIDRAITGFVTVISVMPAFVVGIVLVAVFAVGLHVFPSAGYVPAAQGVGPWLAHITLPAVALSFDVIADVARPLRTSLIAAYRENYVTGAVVRGLGPRRIFFGHVLRNGLGPALATLGLKFPTLVGASVVTEWIFGLQGFGRFANDSAQAGDVPAVQGVLVVSIVLVVVFNLIVNLVLARVTPASQRGV; encoded by the coding sequence ATGACGACGACGGAGGCACCGGCCACACCACCCGACGTCCGTCACCGGATCGCCACGACCGGGACGCGGCACACCGTGGGCCGCGTCCTGGTCACCCTCGCCCGGTCGATCGCGATCTTCGTGCCCGTGTTCCTGGTCGCGACGTTCGTGACGTTCGCGCTGCGGTCACTGAGCGGGCTCAGCCCGGCGCGGATCCAGCTGGGCGAGGAAGCAACTCCCGAGGCCGTAGCCAGAGTTGAGGCGCACTGGGGTCTCAACCGGCCCTTCCTGGTCCAGTACGTGGACTGGCTGGGCGGCGTCCTGCACGGGCAACTCGGCACCAGCTGGACCAACGGCGCCGACATCTCCACCCTCATCGGCCTCGGCCTGGGTGTGAGCCTGTCGGTGGCGATCTTCGCGCTGATCATCGGCGTGGTCGCGGGCTTCGCCCTCGGCACGGTCGCCGCGCTGCGCCGTACGACCTGGATCGACCGCGCGATCACCGGCTTCGTCACGGTCATCTCGGTGATGCCGGCCTTCGTCGTCGGCATCGTGCTGGTCGCGGTGTTCGCCGTCGGACTGCATGTGTTCCCGTCCGCCGGATACGTCCCGGCGGCGCAGGGGGTCGGGCCCTGGCTCGCCCATATCACCCTGCCCGCCGTCGCGTTGAGCTTCGACGTCATCGCCGACGTCGCCCGCCCACTGCGTACGAGTCTCATCGCGGCCTATCGCGAGAACTACGTGACGGGCGCGGTCGTACGAGGACTCGGTCCGCGCCGGATCTTCTTCGGGCATGTGCTGCGCAACGGCCTCGGCCCGGCGCTCGCCACGCTCGGGCTGAAGTTCCCCACCCTCGTCGGCGCCTCCGTCGTCACCGAGTGGATCTTCGGGCTCCAGGGGTTCGGCCGGTTCGCCAACGACTCCGCCCAGGCCGGTGACGTACCGGCCGTCCAAGGGGTCCTCGTGGTGTCGATCGTCCTGGTCGTCGTCTTCAACCTGATCGTCAACCTGGTGCTGGCGCGTGTGACGCCGGCGTCCCAGCGGGGGGTGTGA
- a CDS encoding NAD(P)H-dependent flavin oxidoreductase codes for MALSTAFTKLFGVQHPIALAPMGGSAGGALTAAVSRGGGLGLLGSGNGERDWLARELALVAQQTTNPWGIGFLTWQIDIDAVEHALEYNPVAVMLSFGDPSPFAERIRRAGAALIIQVTDLEEARRAVDLGADVIVAQGSESGGHGARHGRSTLPFVPVVVDLAAPVPVLAAGGIADGRGLAAALALGAAGALVGTRFQATTEALVSPSVSTAIIQARGEDTERNSILDIARNSPWPRKYTARTLGHPFLDEWRGRETELTTDPHARHSYQVALSQGDIPPLPVWAGEAVDLIDDLPSAADLVNSLATQAEDALARAGKG; via the coding sequence ATGGCCCTGTCGACGGCGTTCACGAAGCTGTTCGGTGTACAACACCCCATCGCGCTGGCCCCGATGGGCGGATCGGCCGGCGGTGCGCTGACCGCGGCCGTCTCCCGGGGTGGTGGGCTGGGGCTGCTGGGCAGTGGGAACGGTGAACGGGACTGGCTGGCCCGTGAGTTGGCCCTCGTCGCCCAACAGACCACGAACCCCTGGGGAATCGGCTTCCTCACCTGGCAGATCGACATAGACGCGGTCGAACACGCCCTGGAGTACAACCCCGTTGCCGTGATGCTGTCCTTCGGGGATCCGAGCCCGTTCGCCGAACGAATTCGCCGGGCAGGTGCGGCGCTGATCATTCAGGTGACCGATCTGGAGGAAGCCAGGCGTGCGGTGGACCTGGGCGCCGATGTCATCGTGGCGCAGGGATCCGAGAGCGGCGGGCACGGTGCCCGGCACGGCCGTTCCACCCTGCCGTTCGTGCCGGTCGTCGTGGATCTCGCGGCCCCCGTACCCGTACTGGCCGCAGGCGGCATCGCCGACGGCCGTGGCCTGGCCGCCGCGCTCGCCCTGGGAGCCGCCGGAGCGCTCGTCGGCACCCGCTTCCAGGCCACGACCGAAGCCCTGGTCAGCCCGTCGGTCAGCACCGCCATCATTCAGGCGCGGGGCGAGGACACCGAGCGCAACAGCATCCTCGACATCGCCCGAAACTCCCCTTGGCCAAGGAAATACACCGCCCGCACCCTCGGCCACCCCTTCCTCGACGAATGGCGCGGCCGGGAGACCGAACTCACCACCGACCCCCACGCCCGACACTCCTACCAAGTCGCCCTGTCCCAGGGCGACATACCCCCGCTCCCCGTGTGGGCCGGCGAAGCCGTCGACCTCATCGACGACCTGCCGTCCGCAGCCGATCTCGTCAACTCCCTTGCCACACAGGCGGAGGACGCACTCGCCCGCGCCGGAAAGGGGTGA
- a CDS encoding DsbA family oxidoreductase, producing the protein MTVDTGAAQPALEIVEFTDPLCPWAWGSEPVFRRLRATLAGHSQVRWRRVYCILFDHDDDPAPDPAAETAWYARYVEDISAHTHAPRALRLSRVAASSWPASLVAKAGEAQGAQVADRVLRRLRESVFVLGEPADTPESALAAVSGVPGLDVDRLATDAASPEVLAQVRADHAEARRPVDEVLSVRGCDSPHPGTAKETPDGQHRYALPTLLVRTAAGEHRAVPGWRPYEEYVSALNELSPGLLPMPTTPNSGPRPMPATPNSGLPPTPTTVNPGQPPAPPPPHPAKAPAPTTPAPGPLVTATTPAPQPLPAPAPLDPTAALAHYRTLTDPERTLLTTGSPWPPPAAVRLDTANGPLWLHPDEAAVHPATTASPPCSAPSTTPPVPH; encoded by the coding sequence ATGACCGTCGACACCGGAGCGGCCCAACCAGCCCTGGAAATCGTCGAGTTCACCGACCCCTTGTGTCCCTGGGCCTGGGGATCCGAACCCGTGTTCCGCCGCCTCCGCGCGACCCTGGCCGGCCACAGCCAGGTCCGCTGGCGCCGCGTCTACTGCATCCTCTTCGACCACGACGACGACCCCGCACCCGACCCCGCCGCGGAAACCGCCTGGTACGCCCGCTACGTCGAGGACATCAGCGCCCACACCCACGCACCCCGAGCGCTACGGCTGAGCCGCGTCGCCGCGAGTTCCTGGCCGGCCTCGCTGGTCGCCAAGGCCGGCGAAGCGCAGGGTGCGCAGGTCGCCGATCGGGTGCTACGGCGGCTGCGGGAGAGCGTGTTCGTGCTCGGCGAACCCGCGGACACCCCCGAGTCGGCGCTGGCCGCCGTGTCGGGCGTACCCGGTCTCGATGTCGACCGGCTCGCGACCGACGCGGCGTCGCCCGAAGTGCTGGCGCAGGTACGCGCCGACCATGCCGAGGCGCGCCGCCCCGTCGACGAGGTGCTGTCGGTGCGGGGTTGCGATTCGCCCCATCCGGGCACCGCCAAGGAGACCCCGGACGGCCAACACCGGTACGCCCTGCCGACGTTGCTCGTGCGCACCGCCGCCGGAGAACACCGCGCCGTGCCCGGTTGGCGACCGTACGAGGAGTACGTCTCGGCCCTCAACGAGCTGAGCCCCGGGCTCCTGCCCATGCCTACGACGCCGAACTCCGGGCCGCGCCCCATGCCCGCGACGCCCAACTCCGGACTGCCGCCAACGCCCACAACGGTGAACCCCGGGCAACCGCCCGCGCCCCCGCCGCCCCACCCGGCGAAGGCCCCCGCGCCCACAACTCCGGCCCCGGGACCGCTAGTCACGGCGACGACACCGGCACCGCAGCCGCTGCCCGCACCCGCCCCCCTGGACCCCACGGCGGCCCTCGCCCACTACCGCACCCTCACCGACCCAGAGCGCACCCTGCTGACCACCGGCAGCCCCTGGCCCCCACCCGCCGCCGTCCGCCTCGACACCGCCAACGGCCCCCTCTGGCTGCACCCGGACGAAGCCGCGGTACACCCCGCCACCACCGCCTCACCTCCCTGCTCCGCTCCCTCCACCACACCCCCCGTCCCCCACTAG
- a CDS encoding class I SAM-dependent methyltransferase, whose amino-acid sequence MRPRSHGYPPDPNSQIPYWNAAAATKTFTHPLHLPWLHGISRHAAILDYGCGYGRTMAELERHGFTNLAGADTSPEMIKRAQHLHPAKQFTTLGTPPTWPTPHTEFDAIVLFAVLTCIPGDESQRRLIAELHRILKPGGLLYISDFLLQDDERNRNRYDNYATLYDSYGVFETDDGAVCRHHSREWFTTLLAGFETVSTRTITVSTMNGHESSGIQFLLEAP is encoded by the coding sequence GTGCGGCCACGGTCACATGGGTATCCGCCCGACCCGAACAGCCAGATCCCCTACTGGAACGCCGCCGCGGCGACAAAGACGTTCACCCACCCACTCCACCTGCCCTGGCTGCACGGGATCAGCAGGCACGCGGCGATCCTCGACTACGGATGCGGCTACGGGCGCACCATGGCGGAACTGGAGCGGCACGGTTTCACCAACCTGGCGGGCGCCGACACCTCACCGGAAATGATCAAACGGGCCCAACACCTGCACCCCGCAAAGCAGTTCACCACTCTGGGCACACCGCCGACCTGGCCCACCCCGCACACCGAATTCGACGCGATAGTCCTCTTCGCCGTGCTGACCTGCATCCCCGGCGACGAGTCCCAACGCCGCCTGATCGCCGAACTGCACCGCATCCTCAAGCCCGGCGGACTCCTCTACATCAGCGACTTTCTCCTACAGGACGACGAACGCAACCGGAACCGCTACGACAACTACGCCACCCTCTACGACAGTTACGGCGTCTTCGAGACCGACGACGGCGCGGTCTGCCGCCACCACTCCAGGGAATGGTTCACCACCCTGCTGGCCGGCTTCGAAACCGTCAGCACCCGAACCATCACGGTGTCCACGATGAACGGCCATGAGTCATCGGGGATCCAATTCCTCCTTGAGGCCCCCTAG
- a CDS encoding ankyrin repeat domain-containing protein — MNQRQQKKLSRRLFGAIQAGDTAAVTAILRAGVDPDRADSEGTTPLYAAAVNGEAVIAGLLLAAGASPDTESDGIGAEGTPLCAAACWGHVETVRELLAQGADPNVREDHGEGWSPLDWANNGPHPETAALLTAAGASADSG, encoded by the coding sequence ATGAACCAGCGGCAGCAGAAGAAGCTCTCCAGACGTCTCTTCGGAGCGATACAGGCAGGTGACACCGCTGCTGTGACCGCGATACTGCGAGCCGGAGTCGACCCGGACCGAGCCGACAGCGAGGGCACCACACCTCTCTACGCGGCCGCGGTGAACGGAGAGGCCGTGATCGCGGGGCTGCTCCTGGCGGCCGGTGCCTCCCCCGACACCGAGAGCGACGGAATCGGCGCGGAGGGCACGCCGTTGTGCGCGGCCGCGTGTTGGGGGCACGTCGAGACGGTTCGCGAACTGCTGGCCCAGGGCGCCGATCCGAACGTACGGGAAGATCACGGCGAAGGCTGGTCGCCGCTGGACTGGGCGAACAACGGTCCCCATCCCGAGACAGCCGCCCTCCTCACGGCAGCGGGCGCCAGTGCGGACTCCGGATGA
- a CDS encoding FUSC family protein, which translates to MDVPWRDLPGRIPAWLRDHDPGLVATRRAARTALVMPALFALCSQVLHSSTMATYAAFGSFSMLLLVEFTGPMVQRLRAHVGLAVAWVVLICLGTLVARTTWLAVAVMVVVGFLVLFSGVVSSVLAGATTALLLAFILPVTSPAPLSQLPERLAGAGLAAAAAMLAISLLWPRPAADPLSAPAARVCRAAAEQLRTDASWLDGGPDAATDRQCEVTAGRAAAAAADLRTAFDATLYRPTGLSAGSRALVRLVDELTWLSAIVADSGPPLENRGACDADAHAVRRAAAAALDEAADILDAPRTAPDALRAALANLRTAMDGMELRATHRLPVHRPKPGTESEVRAFIETLDLSFRAQELGYATLQIAGNVDLAAAAERRSWPERLLGTEPGALTQPLASAVERAAAHLEPRSVWLHNSLRGALGLGIAVALANVTSVQHSFWILLGTLSVLRSNALNTGQNALRALGGTLVGSLIGTGLLQLIGQHSTVLWFLLPVAVLVAGIAPAAISFAAGQAAFTVTLVILFNIGQDPDWHIVLLRIEDIALGCGVSVLVGLFFWPRGAAAAVEQALSAAYTESARYLADAVEYAASRCSIGCIPTDAPVEAGRQAAAAARRLDDAFRSYLAERGAKPVRLSDMTTLVTGIVGLRLASDAVLELWQRNGGEEPMEPDRSEARLTLLDTVGRLADWYRELAVGLGRHTAVPAPLARDPDEEARLVHSLRRDLRGDDGHATATAVRIIWTADHLNAARRLQPGLAAAAKPSEPAAHPG; encoded by the coding sequence ATGGACGTACCTTGGCGCGACCTGCCCGGGCGGATCCCCGCCTGGTTGCGCGACCATGATCCGGGACTCGTGGCGACCCGCCGGGCCGCGCGCACCGCGCTGGTGATGCCCGCGCTGTTCGCCCTGTGCAGTCAGGTGCTGCATTCCTCGACGATGGCGACCTACGCGGCGTTCGGGTCGTTCTCGATGCTTCTGCTGGTGGAGTTCACCGGACCCATGGTGCAGCGGCTGCGGGCGCACGTGGGTCTGGCCGTGGCCTGGGTGGTCCTCATCTGTCTCGGCACGCTGGTGGCCCGGACGACCTGGCTCGCGGTCGCCGTCATGGTCGTGGTCGGCTTCCTGGTGCTCTTCTCGGGTGTGGTCAGCTCCGTTCTCGCGGGCGCGACGACCGCGCTGCTGCTGGCCTTCATCCTCCCGGTGACCTCGCCCGCCCCGCTGTCCCAGCTGCCCGAACGGCTCGCCGGCGCGGGCCTCGCGGCGGCTGCCGCCATGCTCGCGATCTCGCTGCTGTGGCCCCGGCCCGCCGCGGACCCGCTCAGCGCACCCGCCGCCCGGGTCTGCCGCGCGGCGGCGGAGCAACTGCGGACCGATGCCTCGTGGCTGGACGGCGGGCCGGACGCGGCCACCGACCGGCAGTGCGAGGTCACCGCCGGTCGGGCCGCCGCCGCGGCGGCGGACCTGCGTACCGCCTTCGACGCCACGCTCTACCGGCCCACAGGCCTGTCCGCCGGTTCCCGCGCTCTGGTCCGGCTGGTCGACGAGCTGACCTGGCTGAGCGCCATCGTCGCCGACAGCGGGCCGCCACTGGAGAACCGAGGGGCCTGCGACGCGGACGCACACGCCGTACGGCGCGCGGCGGCCGCGGCCCTGGACGAGGCGGCCGACATCCTCGACGCCCCGCGCACCGCGCCCGACGCCCTCCGCGCCGCCCTCGCGAACCTGCGTACGGCCATGGACGGCATGGAACTCCGCGCCACCCACCGACTCCCCGTGCACCGGCCGAAGCCCGGCACGGAGTCGGAGGTCCGCGCCTTCATCGAAACCCTCGACCTCTCCTTCCGCGCCCAGGAGTTGGGGTACGCCACCCTCCAGATCGCCGGCAACGTGGACCTGGCCGCGGCCGCCGAGCGCCGCAGCTGGCCCGAGCGCCTGCTGGGCACGGAACCCGGCGCGCTGACCCAGCCGCTGGCCTCCGCCGTAGAGCGCGCCGCCGCACACCTGGAGCCGCGCTCGGTGTGGCTGCACAACAGTCTCCGGGGTGCGCTCGGCCTCGGCATCGCGGTGGCCCTGGCGAACGTGACCAGTGTCCAGCACTCGTTCTGGATCCTGCTGGGAACCCTGTCGGTGCTGCGTTCCAACGCGCTCAACACCGGGCAGAACGCGCTCCGGGCCCTGGGCGGCACGCTCGTCGGTTCGCTCATCGGGACCGGACTGCTCCAGCTCATCGGGCAGCACAGCACCGTGCTCTGGTTCCTGCTCCCCGTCGCCGTGCTCGTCGCCGGCATCGCGCCCGCCGCCATCTCGTTCGCGGCGGGCCAGGCGGCCTTTACCGTCACCCTCGTCATCCTGTTCAACATCGGCCAGGACCCGGACTGGCACATCGTGCTGCTGCGGATCGAGGACATCGCCCTCGGCTGCGGGGTGAGCGTCCTGGTGGGCCTGTTCTTCTGGCCGCGCGGCGCGGCGGCCGCCGTGGAGCAGGCGCTGTCGGCGGCGTACACCGAGAGCGCCCGCTATCTGGCCGACGCCGTGGAGTACGCGGCCAGCCGTTGCAGCATCGGCTGCATCCCGACCGATGCCCCGGTGGAGGCGGGCCGGCAGGCGGCCGCCGCGGCCCGCAGGCTCGACGACGCCTTCCGCAGCTACCTCGCCGAACGCGGCGCCAAGCCGGTACGGCTGTCCGACATGACCACCCTGGTCACCGGGATCGTAGGACTGCGTCTCGCCTCGGACGCGGTACTGGAACTGTGGCAGCGCAACGGCGGTGAGGAACCGATGGAACCCGACCGTTCCGAGGCCCGGCTCACCCTGCTCGACACCGTCGGCCGGCTGGCCGACTGGTACCGCGAACTGGCCGTCGGCCTCGGCCGGCACACCGCCGTGCCCGCGCCGCTCGCACGCGACCCCGACGAGGAGGCACGGCTGGTCCACTCCCTCCGCCGGGACCTGCGCGGCGACGACGGACACGCCACGGCGACAGCCGTCCGCATCATCTGGACCGCCGACCACCTCAACGCGGCCCGCCGCCTCCAACCCGGCCTGGCCGCCGCGGCGAAGCCGAGCGAACCGGCCGCTCACCCCGGGTAG